The proteins below are encoded in one region of Myxococcales bacterium:
- a CDS encoding TAT-variant-translocated molybdopterin oxidoreductase, with translation MSQVNDKPEYWRSVAELENDPEFLATVEREWRVPLDQEPGSPERRRFIQVMGASFALAGLSGCRWKEDKLIDFAKRPEGLVPGEARRYATTMEIGGQAVGLTATSYDGRPVKLEGNSAHPASLGAATVWHQASILELYDPDRSQSVQKGGQKSDWAAFSAAFKEQVSKLRGAGGKGLYILTGPSSSPTLAALEKQVATKYPQAKWLVYGAVANGDEERAGTKLAFGKPQRAHLDCAKAKVIVSLDADFIGPSFPMGIPNARAVAAGRNPDGPMNRLYVVESAYSHAGSMADHRLALRSELVKAFAAALDAAVSAGANAAAEFGPAQPKPSAAFLNDAKVAKYLAALAKDLVAHRGSSLIIAGPHQPAEVHALAARMNTLLGNVGTTVSYTETAESPSMLEQLKTLVADLNSGQVDTLVVLGENPVYTAPVDLDFGAAYAKAKTSVAVTSYVDETAKVSSWHVPLAHYLETWGDTRSWDGTLAIGQPLIAPLFGGKAAIEIVGMLTEDVFWSAKDLVRRTHKETHTDERKWKRLVQVGVAPARTEVTAPKLGPIAAVKLEGGEAGGLEAQNGQLELVLVACSKVYDGRWANSSWLQELPESFTKLTWGNAALFAPATAAALNITDGTPVRLSVGGQNIELPAMIAPGQAAGSVKVALGYGRLSAGIVGGQAGDIAPTTPVGANAYKLRSTKLYRFGSGLSVQGIGSAEKLATTQDVHAIDTTGREGTDSRVHMLVREGTLEEYKKEPEFAKHVVHHPPLLQLWDEPVKYDGHKWGMAIDLAKCIGCSSCITACQSENNIAVVGIDNVKRGRELLWLRVDRYYSGKADDAGVVWQPLPCQQCENAPCEQVCPVGATMHSREGLNDMVYNRCIGTRYCANNCPYKVRRFNYFNFHLDKVGPTPWHGMENDRHRVKAMIFNPEVTVRSRGVMEKCTFCVQRIQHTKINAKNAKRAIKDNEIQTACQQTCPTGAIAFGDLNDKQSAVAKDTDKPRAYQLLDELNNRPRVSYLARIKNPNPELV, from the coding sequence ATGTCACAGGTGAACGACAAGCCCGAGTACTGGCGCAGCGTTGCCGAGCTCGAGAACGACCCGGAGTTCTTGGCGACCGTCGAGCGCGAGTGGCGTGTGCCCCTCGATCAGGAGCCCGGCTCCCCCGAGCGCCGTCGTTTCATCCAGGTGATGGGCGCGTCTTTTGCGCTGGCCGGGCTCTCCGGCTGCCGCTGGAAAGAAGACAAACTCATCGATTTCGCGAAGCGCCCGGAAGGCCTGGTGCCGGGCGAAGCCCGCCGCTACGCGACCACGATGGAGATCGGCGGCCAGGCCGTCGGGCTCACCGCCACGAGCTACGACGGTCGACCGGTCAAGCTCGAAGGCAACTCCGCACACCCCGCCAGCCTGGGCGCGGCAACGGTGTGGCACCAAGCGAGCATCCTCGAACTCTACGATCCCGATCGCAGCCAGAGTGTCCAGAAGGGCGGTCAGAAGTCCGACTGGGCCGCGTTCTCGGCGGCGTTCAAGGAGCAGGTCAGCAAGCTGCGAGGGGCCGGCGGCAAGGGGCTCTACATCCTCACTGGTCCGAGCAGCTCCCCGACGCTCGCCGCCCTCGAGAAGCAGGTCGCGACTAAGTATCCGCAGGCCAAGTGGCTCGTATACGGCGCGGTTGCGAATGGCGACGAAGAGCGCGCTGGCACCAAGCTCGCGTTCGGCAAACCGCAGCGGGCGCACCTCGACTGCGCGAAGGCCAAGGTCATCGTCAGCCTCGACGCAGACTTCATTGGCCCGTCGTTCCCGATGGGCATCCCGAACGCACGCGCCGTGGCAGCCGGCCGCAACCCCGACGGCCCGATGAATCGGCTCTACGTCGTGGAGAGCGCCTACTCCCACGCCGGTAGCATGGCGGACCACCGCCTGGCGTTACGTTCAGAGCTGGTGAAGGCGTTCGCCGCTGCCCTCGATGCTGCGGTCAGCGCCGGCGCCAACGCTGCGGCAGAGTTCGGACCCGCGCAGCCCAAACCGAGCGCCGCCTTCCTCAACGACGCCAAGGTCGCCAAATACCTGGCGGCACTGGCCAAGGACCTGGTGGCTCACCGCGGCAGCTCCCTGATCATCGCAGGCCCCCACCAGCCGGCCGAGGTCCACGCCCTCGCGGCGCGCATGAACACCCTGCTCGGCAACGTCGGCACCACTGTTTCTTACACAGAGACGGCGGAGTCACCGAGCATGCTCGAGCAGCTCAAGACCTTGGTCGCCGACCTGAACTCGGGTCAGGTCGACACCCTGGTCGTGCTCGGGGAAAACCCCGTCTACACCGCGCCGGTCGATCTCGACTTCGGCGCTGCCTACGCCAAGGCGAAGACCAGCGTCGCGGTCACGAGCTACGTCGACGAGACCGCGAAGGTGTCCTCCTGGCACGTACCCCTCGCGCACTACCTCGAGACCTGGGGTGACACCCGGTCGTGGGACGGCACCCTCGCCATCGGGCAGCCGTTGATCGCTCCGCTCTTCGGCGGCAAGGCCGCGATCGAGATCGTCGGCATGTTGACGGAGGATGTCTTCTGGTCGGCCAAGGACCTGGTGCGGCGCACGCACAAAGAGACCCACACGGACGAGCGCAAGTGGAAGCGCCTCGTGCAGGTGGGTGTCGCGCCCGCCCGCACGGAAGTTACAGCTCCGAAGCTGGGCCCCATCGCGGCGGTCAAGCTCGAGGGCGGCGAGGCCGGCGGTCTCGAGGCCCAGAACGGTCAGCTCGAGCTCGTGCTCGTCGCGTGCTCCAAGGTGTACGACGGGCGCTGGGCCAACAGCTCCTGGCTGCAAGAGCTGCCCGAATCGTTCACCAAGCTGACCTGGGGCAATGCCGCGCTCTTCGCGCCGGCAACGGCCGCGGCGCTCAACATCACCGATGGCACTCCGGTGCGGCTCAGCGTCGGGGGGCAGAACATCGAGCTGCCCGCCATGATCGCGCCGGGCCAGGCGGCGGGCTCGGTGAAGGTCGCCCTCGGTTACGGGCGCCTGTCAGCCGGAATCGTCGGCGGTCAGGCCGGGGACATCGCCCCCACCACGCCGGTCGGCGCCAACGCGTACAAGCTGCGCAGCACCAAGCTCTACCGCTTTGGCTCCGGCCTCTCCGTGCAAGGCATCGGCTCCGCGGAGAAGCTGGCCACGACGCAGGACGTACACGCCATCGACACGACCGGTCGCGAGGGCACCGACAGCCGGGTGCACATGCTGGTGCGCGAGGGGACCCTCGAGGAATACAAGAAGGAGCCCGAGTTCGCGAAACACGTGGTCCACCACCCTCCGCTCCTGCAGCTCTGGGACGAACCCGTCAAATACGACGGCCACAAGTGGGGCATGGCCATCGATCTCGCCAAGTGCATCGGCTGCAGCTCCTGCATCACCGCTTGCCAGTCCGAGAACAACATCGCCGTCGTGGGCATAGACAACGTCAAGCGCGGACGTGAGCTGCTCTGGCTGCGCGTCGATCGTTATTACAGCGGCAAGGCGGACGACGCAGGCGTGGTGTGGCAGCCGCTGCCGTGCCAGCAGTGTGAGAATGCGCCGTGTGAGCAGGTCTGCCCCGTGGGCGCCACCATGCACAGCCGCGAAGGCCTGAACGACATGGTCTACAACCGCTGCATCGGCACGCGCTACTGCGCCAACAACTGCCCCTACAAGGTGCGGCGCTTCAACTACTTCAACTTCCACCTCGACAAGGTCGGCCCGACACCGTGGCACGGCATGGAGAACGACCGCCACCGAGTGAAGGCCATGATCTTCAACCCCGAGGTGACGGTGCGGTCCCGCGGTGTGATGGAGAAGTGCACGTTCTGCGTGCAGCGCATCCAGCACACGAAGATCAACGCCAAGAACGCCAAGCGCGCGATCAAGGACAACGAGATCCAGACGGCGTGTCAGCAGACGTGTCCCACCGGGGCCATCGCCTTCGGCGATCTGAACGACAAACAGAGCGCCGTCGCCAAGGACACCGACAAACCGCGGGCCTACCAGCTGCTCGACGAGCTGAACAATCGACCGCGGGTGAGTTACCTCGCCCGCATCAAGAACCCCAACCCGGAGCTGGTCTGA
- the nrfD gene encoding polysulfide reductase NrfD: MAQATAINPFDAAPEGPNAFAQITDNVARVAELEKPPRGWYIAFGIALTLLSIFGVSVGWLFWTGIGVFGNMNPVFWAMPIVNFVFWVGIGHAGTLISAILYLLRQNWRTAINRFAEAMTIFAVICAGIFPGLHVGRPWLPYWMFPLPNQMSMWPQFRSPLEWDVFAVGTYFTVSTLFWYMGMIPDFGTFRDRATSKYRRLAYGVLAMGWRGSSRQWHRYERAYLILAALATPLVLSVHSVVSFDFATAQIPGWHATIFPPYFVAGAIFGGFAMVVTLAVPARQFFGLKRIITIGHLELMAKIIMATGMMVGYAYSMEFFIAWYSGSEYEMFTFVNRAFGPYAWSYWCMIFCNVVSPQVFWSKKMRTNPWVILVVGIIVNIGMWFERFVIVITSLSRDFLPSSWGYYTPTVWDFSLLAGSFGLFFTLFLLFCRYLPMVAMSEVKAFHPSAHAHGDDH; this comes from the coding sequence ATGGCCCAAGCCACCGCCATCAACCCGTTCGACGCCGCCCCCGAGGGCCCGAATGCGTTCGCTCAAATTACCGACAACGTCGCCAGGGTCGCGGAGCTCGAGAAGCCACCCCGCGGCTGGTACATCGCGTTCGGCATCGCGCTGACGCTGCTCAGCATCTTCGGCGTGAGCGTGGGTTGGCTGTTCTGGACCGGCATCGGCGTATTCGGAAACATGAACCCGGTCTTCTGGGCCATGCCGATCGTGAACTTCGTGTTCTGGGTCGGCATTGGTCACGCCGGCACGCTGATCAGCGCCATCTTGTATCTGCTGCGCCAGAACTGGCGCACGGCGATCAACCGCTTCGCCGAGGCCATGACCATCTTCGCCGTCATCTGCGCCGGCATCTTCCCGGGACTGCACGTCGGACGCCCGTGGCTGCCTTACTGGATGTTCCCACTGCCGAACCAGATGAGCATGTGGCCCCAGTTTCGCAGCCCGCTGGAGTGGGACGTGTTCGCGGTCGGCACCTACTTCACGGTCTCGACGCTGTTCTGGTACATGGGCATGATCCCCGATTTCGGGACCTTTCGTGACCGCGCCACGAGCAAGTATCGGCGGCTCGCCTACGGGGTACTCGCGATGGGCTGGCGAGGCTCGAGCCGCCAGTGGCACCGCTACGAGCGGGCCTACCTGATCCTCGCGGCGCTCGCGACTCCGCTCGTGCTCAGCGTGCACAGCGTCGTCTCCTTCGACTTCGCCACGGCGCAGATCCCCGGCTGGCACGCGACCATCTTCCCGCCGTACTTCGTCGCAGGCGCGATCTTCGGCGGGTTTGCCATGGTGGTCACCCTGGCCGTGCCGGCTCGCCAGTTCTTCGGGCTCAAGCGCATCATCACCATCGGGCACCTCGAGCTGATGGCCAAGATCATCATGGCGACGGGCATGATGGTTGGATACGCCTACTCGATGGAGTTCTTCATCGCCTGGTACAGCGGAAGTGAATACGAGATGTTCACCTTCGTGAACCGGGCGTTCGGGCCTTACGCCTGGTCGTACTGGTGCATGATCTTCTGCAACGTCGTCAGCCCCCAGGTGTTCTGGTCGAAGAAGATGCGCACCAACCCCTGGGTCATTCTGGTGGTCGGCATCATCGTCAACATCGGCATGTGGTTCGAGCGCTTCGTGATCGTGATCACCAGCCTCTCGCGGGACTTCCTGCCGTCCAGCTGGGGGTATTACACGCCGACGGTGTGGGACTTCAGCCTCCTGGCCGGCAGCTTCGGCCTGTTCTTCACCCTCTTCCTGCTGTTCTGCCGTTACCTGCCCATGGTTGCCATGTCCGAGGTGAAGGCATTCCACCCCTCCGCGCACGCGCACGGGGACGACCACTGA
- a CDS encoding DUF3341 domain-containing protein: MSDENKDTTPSDAPVSQGPLHGLLAEYEHPHQLVAACKKVRDAGYEKWDTYTPFPVHGIDKAMGIKMTSLPWLVLIAALIGLTTAITLQWWTNALDYRFISSGKPMWSIPANVPIYFELTVLFSAFAALFGMLALNNLPEPSHPLDHKRKFDKATDDRFFLYIECADELFDATDTRALLESSHPASLDEVNEDHSTSDRIPPAIIRTLIIAGAAALIPLAVFAKMRTSKSTDTRIHAMGDMDWQAKFKVQQPNPLFPDNMAMRAPEPGTVAMGDPVDDEHFSTGKLDGQFTRTFPQNFKLDDAAMARGKQRFEIFCAPCHGQSGNGDGMVAQRANTLAEGTWVPPTNLGLEYLRLMPVGQLFDSITHGVRNMPPYASQIAPQDRWAVILYLRALQKSKGAPVTELNDAERAALK, from the coding sequence ATGAGCGACGAAAACAAGGACACGACGCCTTCGGACGCCCCGGTCAGTCAGGGCCCGTTGCACGGCTTGCTCGCCGAGTACGAGCATCCCCACCAGCTGGTCGCGGCCTGCAAGAAGGTCCGCGACGCGGGCTACGAGAAGTGGGACACGTACACTCCGTTCCCGGTCCACGGCATCGACAAGGCCATGGGCATCAAGATGACCAGCCTGCCGTGGTTGGTGCTGATCGCCGCCCTGATCGGGCTGACGACGGCCATCACGCTGCAGTGGTGGACCAACGCCCTCGACTATCGCTTCATCTCCAGCGGCAAGCCGATGTGGAGCATCCCGGCCAACGTGCCGATCTACTTCGAGCTCACGGTGCTCTTCAGCGCGTTCGCGGCGTTGTTCGGCATGCTGGCGCTGAACAACCTGCCGGAGCCGTCGCACCCCCTCGACCACAAGCGCAAGTTCGACAAAGCGACGGACGACCGTTTTTTCCTCTACATCGAGTGTGCCGACGAGCTGTTCGACGCGACGGACACCCGCGCGCTGCTCGAGTCGTCGCACCCCGCATCGCTCGACGAAGTGAACGAGGATCACTCCACCTCGGACCGTATCCCTCCGGCCATCATCCGGACGCTGATCATCGCAGGCGCCGCCGCGCTGATTCCGCTAGCTGTGTTCGCCAAGATGCGCACGAGTAAGTCGACGGATACACGCATCCACGCCATGGGTGACATGGACTGGCAGGCCAAGTTCAAGGTGCAGCAGCCCAACCCGCTGTTCCCTGACAACATGGCGATGCGTGCACCGGAGCCCGGCACCGTGGCCATGGGCGACCCGGTCGACGACGAGCATTTCTCGACCGGCAAGCTCGATGGCCAGTTCACCCGAACGTTTCCCCAGAACTTCAAGCTGGACGACGCCGCGATGGCGCGCGGTAAACAGCGCTTCGAGATCTTCTGCGCACCGTGCCACGGCCAGAGCGGCAACGGCGACGGAATGGTCGCACAGCGTGCGAACACGCTGGCCGAGGGCACGTGGGTCCCGCCGACCAACCTCGGCCTCGAGTACCTGCGGCTGATGCCGGTCGGTCAGCTCTTCGACTCCATCACGCACGGCGTGCGGAACATGCCGCCGTACGCATCGCAGATCGCTCCGCAAGACCGCTGGGCCGTCATCCTCTACCTGCGGGCGCTGCAAAAGAGCAAAGGCGCCCCCGTCACCGAGCTCAACGACGCCGAGCGCGCCGCCCTGAAGTGA
- a CDS encoding quinol:cytochrome C oxidoreductase, translating to MATANKQAKEESFGDNIRMDGLAQKVMQTAGGVGVLALAVSAGLGFAGGQKTEFMHAYLVAFAWILSIGLGALWWVTLQHLVNAKWSIVLRRVGELLASNMPLLFVLSLPIVIPMLMGDTTLYIWADAHKMHADHMLHKKAAYLNMGFFGVRLVIYFGFWSLLSRFFFKKSLEQDKTGAPEIRSKLQGVSAPSMILLALTLTFASIDFLMTLEPKWYSTIFGVYYFAGAVVSFHSFLALTTMWLQKNGRLAKSVTTEHFHDIGKMMFAFTVFWAYIAFSQFMLIWYANMPEETEWYHIRSHEPWGAVSYAMIGLNFVVPFFGLLSRHVKRNRKALGFWAVWILVVHWLDMFWLVKPHMHTESLPFSILDITCTVGVLGLFIAGAAFSSQKVNLVPVKDPRLEKSLAFENF from the coding sequence ATGGCCACAGCAAACAAGCAAGCCAAGGAAGAGAGCTTCGGCGACAACATCCGCATGGATGGGCTGGCGCAGAAGGTGATGCAGACCGCCGGCGGTGTGGGCGTGCTCGCGCTCGCGGTGAGCGCGGGTCTCGGATTCGCGGGCGGTCAGAAGACCGAGTTCATGCATGCGTATCTGGTGGCCTTCGCCTGGATCCTGAGCATCGGGCTCGGTGCGCTGTGGTGGGTCACCCTGCAGCACCTGGTCAACGCCAAGTGGAGCATCGTGCTCCGGCGGGTCGGAGAGCTGCTGGCGTCGAACATGCCGCTCTTGTTCGTGCTGTCACTCCCCATCGTGATCCCGATGCTGATGGGCGACACCACGCTCTACATCTGGGCGGACGCCCACAAGATGCATGCGGACCACATGCTGCACAAGAAGGCCGCCTACCTGAACATGGGCTTCTTCGGCGTGCGGCTGGTGATCTACTTCGGATTCTGGTCGCTGCTCTCGCGCTTCTTTTTCAAGAAGAGCCTGGAGCAAGACAAGACCGGCGCCCCGGAGATCCGCTCGAAGCTCCAGGGAGTGTCGGCCCCGAGCATGATCCTGCTCGCCCTCACGCTGACGTTTGCGTCAATCGACTTCCTGATGACGCTCGAGCCCAAGTGGTACTCGACCATCTTCGGGGTCTATTACTTCGCGGGCGCGGTGGTCAGCTTCCACTCGTTCTTGGCCCTGACGACCATGTGGCTCCAGAAGAACGGGCGCCTCGCCAAGAGCGTGACGACCGAGCACTTCCACGACATCGGCAAGATGATGTTCGCCTTCACGGTCTTCTGGGCCTACATCGCCTTCAGCCAGTTCATGCTGATCTGGTACGCGAACATGCCGGAAGAGACCGAGTGGTACCACATCCGGTCCCACGAACCGTGGGGCGCCGTCTCGTACGCGATGATCGGCCTGAACTTCGTGGTTCCGTTCTTCGGGCTGCTCTCACGACACGTGAAGCGCAACCGCAAAGCGCTGGGCTTCTGGGCGGTCTGGATCCTGGTCGTGCACTGGTTGGACATGTTCTGGTTGGTCAAGCCGCACATGCACACCGAGAGTCTTCCCTTCAGCATCCTGGACATCACCTGCACCGTGGGTGTGCTCGGCCTGTTCATCGCCGGCGCGGCCTTCAGCTCACAGAAGGTCAACCTGGTCCCCGTCAAGGATCCGCGACTGGAAAAGTCGCTGGCGTTCGAGAATTTCTGA
- a CDS encoding c-type cytochrome, with the protein MTRRRGSLTAIRAFALAAATLFAALPLAGCDQAPAGGTASGAEIYQLCTQCHGPHGLGNPSANTPAIGGLPAWYVEAQLLKFRSGQRGTHPDDLTGMQMRPIARSLMNDVDVKTIAEYVATMPRYRPVARLEGADPARGAALFKPCQACHGMSGEGNEATKAPPLQAQSDWYIARQLMHFRAGIRGTHPEDATGGMMRPQAVMLPDDQATKDIAAFIAQAK; encoded by the coding sequence ATGACGAGACGTCGCGGATCTCTAACGGCGATCCGAGCATTCGCCCTGGCCGCGGCCACGCTGTTTGCGGCGCTGCCGCTCGCGGGCTGTGACCAGGCGCCGGCCGGCGGAACGGCGTCGGGCGCAGAGATCTATCAGCTCTGCACCCAGTGCCACGGGCCGCACGGTCTTGGTAATCCGTCCGCCAATACGCCGGCCATCGGGGGGTTGCCTGCCTGGTACGTCGAGGCCCAGCTGCTCAAGTTCCGCAGTGGTCAGCGCGGCACGCATCCGGACGACCTGACCGGCATGCAGATGCGCCCCATCGCCAGGTCGCTCATGAACGACGTCGATGTAAAGACCATCGCCGAGTACGTAGCCACAATGCCGCGCTACCGGCCCGTGGCGCGACTCGAAGGTGCGGACCCGGCCCGTGGCGCCGCGCTGTTCAAGCCTTGTCAGGCGTGTCACGGGATGTCGGGTGAGGGCAACGAGGCGACCAAGGCGCCGCCGCTGCAAGCCCAGAGCGACTGGTACATTGCACGTCAGCTCATGCATTTCCGCGCTGGGATCCGCGGTACCCATCCAGAAGACGCCACCGGCGGAATGATGCGACCCCAGGCCGTCATGCTGCCGGACGATCAGGCGACCAAAGACATCGCGGCGTTCATCGCGCAGGCCAAGTGA